The genomic window CAACTCCCACTGTTTAATTTGGCCGCTAAACTTTTCAGATATTCAAACCAGTGGGAACCATCGAGTTAATCACCATCTTTTACACGATCATCTATTAGTTGATGTTCAATCCGCCGTGCCGTTCATGATTATTACTGCATATAAAAgtgttcagagtttcagattGAAGTGTTCGACTGAGTATACATTCATCTTTTTCTGTCTCTGCTTTCTCTGAAGGGAGAAAAGGGTCATGACTCATTGACTCATGAGTACTTAGCTTGATTAGGCATGCTTTGTTGAAAAGATTATGAGATTTTGCCACGAAATGCGAATAGTGAAGAACAGTGCATTCATACTCTTAAGGCTGAGTTCGGCTGTAGTCGTGGGATGAGATTTTTTAGGCACGTGAAACGAGATGAGCTATTAGTATATGATTAgttgaatattaattattataaacttaaaaactaggtgtatttattttttttaaaagaaactactatagaaaacttttacatGAAACATATCGTTAATGCAGTTTTGGAAAACATGCTCATGGATAATTAGAAAGTTGTCAAACCCAAACTCACATCCGAACTCACCCTTAGGATGTGTTCGTTCCCGCAGAACTGCTGAGCTACTAAGTGGCATGGAAACTAGAGCGAGTaaattagtgtatgattaattaactattaattatcataaacttgaaaattgaattatatttgattttttttatatgaaatgcACTATTTATTAGTTTAGAAAACATGTTCATGGAGAACACGATATTAGCTTAGTCTATATGGAGATCCAAATGCAGCCTTACTACTCTTACATTTCAGTAATTCAGATGAGATTTTCCACGGTAAAAGAAGAGAAAGGTTATTAGCGTGGGATTAATTAACTAtcacaaactttatatatatatatatatatatatatatatatatatatatatatatatatatatataatctttatttaaaagttttaaatgaAACATACCATTTAGCGGTTTAGAAATATGCCTGTAAAGAAGGAGAGGATTGCTTACCTGAGTTGTTGAATGAAACTGAGCTACTGTAGTGTAGTTAGTTGTCAGTGGAGTATACTGTAGTTATCTCATGGAAGAATGGACACGTCCACACCCACAGACAGGTTATTGGAGGATAGAGTTGACGAACACAACAGAAACAACTACAGAGATAGACCAAGCCATATATTATTAAGAATTTCGTATCATGTGTCCATGATATAAAGGACCGAGATATTCTTTTGCCTGATCGGAAGTGATTGTTCTGTAATAATATATGGCTTCCGATCAACAATCATTTACGATTTCCTAACAACCTTTCTTTTATTAGTGAGGAGATATTGATTGATAAATCATTAAATACCACTGTTAGAAGTGACAAATCATCAGTGATCAAGTACTATTTAATACtatctccgttctaaaatataagaagttttaggttTAAACACATGTATTAGAAAAGtgaaattaaatagaaaaaagTAATTGGTTCAGAAAGACTAAGTATGTAAATGATGGAAGATTGTTATCGGTTGAGAAGGAAATACATGTGaagatattattattttttagataaatctAAGTgctataagttgttatattttgaatagAAGGGAGTAGATCAGTAGACGTTGGTGTAAGTAAAACTAGATGGGTACCTTACGTGTTGTTGTGGATGAATTGTGCTATGATGCAATAGATGTGAGTTTTAAAAATTTCTTTCTTAATATCTACAATACGTTTTTCTTTCATGTgcttatatgttttttttaccttAATCAATTATCCAAAGGTTATAAATGATTGGATTGTATGGTGTGTTTTGGGAaaagagatgcaatttacatTATTGATGatcatccaaaggctaaaaataattaatatgatgTGACTTCATGAGAGAAGAGATAATTAACATTAACTGCATTTAGTGTGGATGAACTTTATAGATTAATAGATGATGCCCCGCGTGTTGCGGCGAGAATTTTTATAAAGAAATAAGATTTATTTGTGAAGGTGTAAAATAGGGAAGGTTGAATAGAATGATAGATGACAATTGTTTATCTCTTAGCATGATTTTTGTTCTGTGTGAGAGTGCCTAATttggaaatttcaaaaataaaaaaacaatgcatATATAATTGTACTATTCacatagtttgattttttttccttttacctGTGTATGTAGCTAGATATAAACTATACGTGGGTAAATACAAAAATGTCAAATGTGCCGATGGAGGATGTGATGATGTGTGATGACTGTCCTAACTATAATAAGAATTGAAAGAAAGTTTTGAGAGAATAGTTGGGATTAGTGCAAAAATTACTTTGAAGGTAGCTTTTATGGCTAGGTGACACATGAGTGCAAAAGAGGGTGACCAACAATTAGACATCTAAGGGCAAAGTTTTATAGTATGGGTGACTACACATTTGATTTCATGCATGACATACATATTTAAATTAAGAGGTGATATGTATAATAGGTTACCTCTATCACACAATCCCCAGTATCTCTAACACTCTTACATATTTATTGAAGTTTGGGTAGGAGCTGCCCCTTGCATGAGAGGtgactatttctctctcatccttcttctctcctccatctcacTATTTAATCCTATGTGGCATCTTGGGGCAGGTGCTTGGATGCCCATAGTACTTGCCTTAGAGCAGGTCCAATAGTACCGCCTGCTGACGACGGTAAAATTGGTCGTGTCACCTAAAGCTTAGTTAAAAAAACACTTCATATAATAGAAGGCTGCAGTATATGGTTCGGTTATTTGTCAGTAGTTTAGACATGCCAATTACTACAGTTTGTTTGCAGACCTCACTGACCTATCACAATTCACATGCAAGTATAGACCAATAGCAGTTGCTTACCTTGTCTCGAAGCTCACGTATAGCCGGCGGTAATATAATCGCCCGTTCACactctctttccttctttatTTTTGCCAGCTCATTGCTTTTGCTAGCGTGGCCATTCTACCGCCAGCTTAAAACTCCTATTGTACCCGCTCTTAGAGCATCTCTAGTAGAAGCCCCTACTCTAAAGCCCATAAAGGTTAAATGGGGGCTGCCCCCAAATCTTTAGGACCTTAAATATATCATTAACTCTAGCAGTAGCCCCCATAACTTAGcccctatttctttttctcttttattttagtatAGAATTTATGTTTATATCTAATTTAACACTATAATAATTCAAACATAAATAATTCTAGCGCATGGAATTCAACCATATTTAAATTTACAATTTCAAACAACatgattcaaattttaatttaaaattttcaaacatggATCTAGGGAGGATGATGCTGGGTAGGCAGGTGGCCAGCCGGGAAGGAGGGTACCAGGGAGGACGCTTGTAGAGGAGGAgggtgccgccgcgccggccaggAGGAGACCTACCAGGGAGGAGGATACCGGCTAGGAGGAGCAGCGTAGATCTGTGGAGGCACCGGTAGTTGCGGGCTAGCAGGATACTTCGCACGGAAAAATAGTACCCGTGCGGTGGTGGGATTTTCTCCCGCGCATCTCTGCCATGGATGGGGGGCTGCGGAGAAAGCCCCTAGGACTCGGGGCTCGAGGAGATAATTTGGAGGCCTTCTTATTTTAGGAGCTTTAGTAGTGGTCTTATTGGACCTGAGTTTTAGTCTCAACTCTCAAAATTAGTATATGGGCTGTGTTTAGGACCTCTACTGAAGATGCTTAGATCTAACAGTTACTGTAAGAATTTGACATTGGTCTGATGGCTCAAATAAATAAGGTGATGTGGCTGCCTATAATCACAATAATGGCGACAATTATATAAGTATAGTAGATATGATGTACTACAATACTGAATACTGAATAATTGATCTGACTACTGAATACTACTACTCCATTTCATACTGTACTGTCCATATAGATTAGTAGTATAGGAGTAGTTGGGGACGACCACGTGGCCATATCAACGGTCTTGATCCGATGGAGACTTCAGACTTGTAATAGCTGAGAACACACACCACACCAGCGATGATACGATAGTGATGTCCTGGTGAAAACTGCATAAAAAGTTGGCTAGACTTAACAAAAAGTTAATTAATCTTCTTTCTCtatcaaaaaaaatgaaaattactTTACACGCTTACGACTTTGTCAGTCCTGACTTGGAAGATCTCCTTTTGACATTGTTTTCAGATTAATGATGTTTGGACTTCCATTGTTCaattaatgatggattaattttCCTCAAAGAAAAAATgatggattgtttttttttaaaaaaaatactacgaGCCAGAGCGAAAACCACATTTGTTCCCTTCACTGTCGCTGACTGTCTGCAGGTAGCACAGTGGAATTGTTGCCGTTGACCAAACTCTTAACTGCCTCTGACACTAAATCTAATTTACaaaactccctccgtttcaaatcaGTACTTATCATTTTAGATTTGTctgaataaaaaatatctaaaatcaCTAGTTTTTATAAAGAACCATATAGTTTAATAACATGTGAATTATATGTTATAAAAACTCCCCCTAAGATGAATCTAAAAACATAAACATGATGtcaaactttgtttttttaagaaaaggttTAAGGGTCATGTATGATTTAGGATAAATCTAAaacgataaataatttaaaacagaAAGTATTTGTTGTCACTTGTCCATTAGCTCTGCTTATTGTCACTTTTACGACAATCTCACAACATATATGATACCCAAATTGGAGTTGCTGTCAAAGTGGCATCACATTtgagttataaaaatttaaaaacaagtTGCTGTTGACTGGAGTTAGTAACAGAAGTAACAACACATTATTGGTAGAAAGTCCCTAATTTTCCTTTCCTTGGGTCATATCCTCTGAATCTGAAAAGGAAATACACGAGCCTTAAAATGGACAGTTTGACACATAAACAAAGAcataaatcaaatcaaataaatacaaaaaaatgaaaaagaaatgtgaaaaatggagagagagagagagagagagagagagagagagagagagaaatccgGTCAACTTTCGCCTGCTCCCTCTCAAGTCGCCGCTACGTCCGCACTGGTGCAACTAAGCCAAGCCACTCTCTGACTCGATCGCCTCTCGAAACGAAACCAATCTGATCGAGAAGAAGAagccgccacgccacgccacgccacgccacgccacgccgcgccgcgccatgcCGCTCGCCTGCTTcgccgcacgcggcggcgggggcgcgggcgcctcgtcgtcgtcgtccccggcgccggccgcgtcggcgACGTCGGTGTACTGGACGCACCTCGGCACCGTCACCCTGACGTGGTCGCGCGGGCAGCTCGGGCTCGTCCTCGCCGCGGAGCTCCACCTCGCCGGGGagggcgccgcgcccgcgctgcGGTTCTTGCTCCGGCCGTTGctcccgtggcggcggcgagggtgcaagaggttcgccggcggcgggcacgcCGTCGCGTTCACGTGGGACATGTCCCGCGCCCGCCTCGCCGGACGGCGGCCGGAGCCCGTGGCGAGGTATTCCCTGCATGTGTGCGTCGACGGGGAGCTCGTGCTGGCGGCGGGCGACCTCGCGCTGCTCGCCCCGTCCGCCGGGTTCCTCCTCACCCGCCGCGAGaacgcggtcgccgccggcggcggcgaggcgtacgccaccaccgtcgccgtcgcgggggGGAGGCACGAGGTGTCGATCGCGGTGGAGGACGCCGTCATGTGGGTTGCCATCGACGGCGAGAAGGCGCTCCAGGTGCGGCGGCTCCGGTGGAAGTTCCGCGGCAGCGAGAGGCTCGACCTCCCGCGCGGCCGCGTCCGCGTCTCGTGGGACCTCCACGGCTGGCtcttcgccgccgacgccgccgcggtgtTCGTCCTCCGGTTCGAGACGGCCGACGTCGCGGACACCTCCAAGATCGACATGGAACGCGACGCCGGCATGCTCGCGCTAAGGCAGAGCTCTTTCAACAGgaagcaccaccaccacggcggcggcggcgccgccgccgagagctGGTGCAGcagcgacagcgacaggagagggtggaggagggggccgTTCAGGTCGGGGTCGgactcgtcgccggcggtgtcggtggcgtcgacgtcggcggcgtcgtcggccggGAGCGTGGCGACGGTGGCCGACTGGGccacggcggaggaggcggcgatgaacgacggcggcggcttctctCTCGTCGTGCACCTCTGGAAGACGAAGAAGAGGAGGTAATTAATGGCCATGCATCCATGGCGTCCATGGCGTTGGTGCATTGCGTTGGATTgtatggaaaaaaattatatgttattttttgcttgtgaatttgtgattggTAATTCATGATTGCCGCATTCGCGTGCAAGATGATGAGAAAAATTTTGTGTGGATAATCAAGTGAGAAAATTCGTGggtacaagtttttttttttttgtattcaAATATTCTTGCTTGAATTTGTCCAGAGAGCAGGAGGATTTTGCAGTCATTTTGTTTCATTGTTTGTGAAGCAAAAGATAATATCTTGTACAACTTCCCTTCTAAACCAAATTGCTATACATGTGTGAATACATTTTTGTTTAGAGATTTAGGTTGAAATTTCTAACATTTGGATTGACTCCAACTCTCCGAGATTTGTATCCCAACATTTTGTTTTCTCCATCTCTAATGACTCCGGCAAGGCAACAACCATTGACCAATATATTTTTGGGTTAGGGTGATAGTGGAAAGACGGTGGGATGATCAGTTAATTATCTCAGActcctttggaacaaaggtttaattttttttttaaaaaaaaacgcagGATGAGTATCTTTTGGAAGATTTTCTTATATgctcctttggaacaaaggaatgTACCCTTTGAAATTTGAATGAAATGACCAAATCCATGAAAATTTGGAAGGAAATCTAACATGAGCTAAACttttggaaaattttcctttgtgtTGTTTTGTCTCCAAATTCATATAAAAGCATCCAAACATGGTTGAACAATTTCCGAATTTTTATATTCCTTAAGATTCCACATTACTATATTTCTCGCATTTCATGTGCTTTTTCAATTCCTACCTCCCAAAGAACattcattttaattttagtgGCAATCTCATAAATTCACTCCACAAAACCACTATTGAGAATTGCAGGTCTCATTTGAAATGCACGATTTAGGCTCGTTTCCTTTATGAGTATACCTCggtttttaaattgttaaatgataCATTTCGCATGATAACTTTCTGTATATAAGGCCTGatttagttcccaatttttttttccaaaaacgtcagattgaatctttggacatatgcacgaagcattaaatatagataaaagcaaaaactaattacacagtttgcatgaaaatcgcgagacgaatcttttgagtctaattagtacatgattagccataagcgttacagtaacccacatgtgctaatggcggcttaattaggctcaaaagattcgtctcgcggtttccagacgagttatgaaattagtttttccatctgtgtccgaaaacctctttcgacatccgatcaaacgtccgatgtgacacccaaaaattttcttttcgcgaactaaacaaggcctaagttgCTTAAGAATATCATAcgaatccatttttcaaatcaataataattaaaactcaattaatcatgggctaatgtccttttttttttttttgccc from Oryza glaberrima chromosome 6, OglaRS2, whole genome shotgun sequence includes these protein-coding regions:
- the LOC127777739 gene encoding uncharacterized protein LOC127777739 → MPLACFAARGGGGAGASSSSSPAPAASATSVYWTHLGTVTLTWSRGQLGLVLAAELHLAGEGAAPALRFLLRPLLPWRRRGCKRFAGGGHAVAFTWDMSRARLAGRRPEPVARYSLHVCVDGELVLAAGDLALLAPSAGFLLTRRENAVAAGGGEAYATTVAVAGGRHEVSIAVEDAVMWVAIDGEKALQVRRLRWKFRGSERLDLPRGRVRVSWDLHGWLFAADAAAVFVLRFETADVADTSKIDMERDAGMLALRQSSFNRKHHHHGGGGAAAESWCSSDSDRRGWRRGPFRSGSDSSPAVSVASTSAASSAGSVATVADWATAEEAAMNDGGGFSLVVHLWKTKKRR